A genome region from Thermomonospora amylolytica includes the following:
- a CDS encoding metallophosphoesterase, with the protein MRKLHAVPLGVAAAGAATFGYASVVERNWFRLRRFDVPVLEEGRPPVKVLHISDAHLTPGRKRLMRWVRSLDALDPDLVVNTGDTISHPDAIGPFLDALGPLLDRPGVFVYGSNDLYSPVLRNPLRYIWRTSQKDYKRRRRIPDLPYRELGAALSAAGWLELNNRIGRLKVGPLDVEFGGIDDSHINRDRYDQIAGPVDPRADVHIGVMHSPEPRNLDRFAADGYDLLLAGHTHGGQVCVPFYGALATNCGIDRPRVKGLHRHNGAWLHVSAGLGTSPKAPFRFCCPPEATLLTLVPRTS; encoded by the coding sequence GTGCGCAAGCTACACGCCGTACCGCTGGGAGTGGCGGCCGCAGGCGCCGCCACGTTCGGCTATGCGTCGGTGGTCGAGCGGAACTGGTTCCGCCTGCGGCGCTTCGACGTTCCCGTGCTGGAGGAGGGCAGGCCGCCGGTCAAGGTGCTGCACATCTCCGACGCCCACCTCACCCCCGGGCGCAAGCGGCTGATGCGCTGGGTGCGCTCCCTGGACGCGCTCGACCCGGACCTGGTCGTCAACACCGGTGACACCATCTCCCACCCGGACGCCATCGGGCCGTTCCTGGACGCCCTCGGCCCCCTGCTGGACCGTCCCGGGGTCTTCGTGTACGGCTCCAACGACCTGTACTCGCCGGTCCTGAGGAACCCCCTGCGCTACATCTGGCGTACGAGCCAGAAGGACTACAAGCGCAGGCGCCGCATCCCCGACCTGCCGTACCGCGAGCTGGGCGCGGCCCTGTCCGCGGCGGGCTGGCTGGAGCTCAACAACCGCATCGGCCGCCTCAAGGTCGGCCCCCTGGACGTGGAGTTCGGCGGCATCGACGACTCCCACATCAACCGCGACCGGTACGACCAGATCGCCGGCCCGGTCGACCCCCGCGCCGACGTCCACATCGGCGTCATGCACTCCCCGGAGCCCCGCAACCTCGACCGCTTCGCCGCCGACGGCTACGACCTGCTGCTGGCGGGCCACACCCACGGCGGCCAGGTCTGCGTCCCCTTCTACGGCGCCCTGGCCACCAACTGCGGCATCGACCGCCCCCGCGTCAAGGGCCTGCACCGCCACAACGGCGCCTGGCTCCACGTCTCCGCGGGCCTGGGCACCTCCCCGAAGGCCCCGTTCCGCTTCTGCTGCCCGCCCGAGGCCACCCTCCTCACCCTGGTCCCCCGCACCTCCTGA
- a CDS encoding GatB/YqeY domain-containing protein — protein sequence MSALKEKLEADLSAAMKARDEVRTRTLRMVLTSVRTEEVSGDKARELTDDEITKVLTREAKKRREAADAFAKAGRTEQAEAERAEHEVLTGYLPAQLTDEELTALVAAAIAETGASGPRAMGQVMKVVNPKVAGRAEGSRVAAEVKRQLTA from the coding sequence ATGAGTGCTCTCAAGGAGAAGCTGGAAGCCGACCTCTCGGCCGCGATGAAGGCCCGTGACGAGGTGCGGACCCGTACCCTGCGGATGGTCCTGACCTCGGTGCGCACCGAGGAGGTCTCCGGCGACAAGGCCCGGGAGCTCACCGACGACGAGATCACCAAGGTGCTGACCAGGGAGGCCAAGAAGCGCCGCGAGGCCGCCGACGCGTTCGCCAAGGCGGGCCGCACCGAGCAGGCCGAGGCCGAGCGGGCCGAGCACGAGGTGCTGACCGGCTACCTCCCCGCCCAGCTCACCGACGAGGAGCTGACCGCCCTGGTGGCCGCCGCCATCGCCGAGACCGGCGCCTCCGGCCCGCGCGCCATGGGCCAGGTCATGAAGGTCGTCAACCCCAAGGTCGCCGGCCGCGCCGAGGGCTCCCGGGTGGCCGCCGAGGTCAAGCGCCAGCTCACCGCCTGA